AGATGGTCAGAGACAATAATGTTTCGGGAGTCTTTTTCTCCACAAAGCGGTTTTGCCCTAATAATTAACACCGTTTCACCTGAAAGTGAATTACATTCTCAAGCACAATCAGAGACAAATAGTCTTCTGTCTACGTTCAAAAAGTTGGGTCTTGTTTGCAAAACAGAAACAAGCGTTAAATCAGGTGACGTGAGCGATACACTCGAAAATTTTGGCAATTGCGACTACGCAAAGTACGACTGGCTAGTGTGCTGTCTCCTGGTAGCCATGGAGAAGATGAAAACAGGCCGTGACTCAGCGGAAGACTGCTCGCCTCTGTGTCTTCACGACATTATGGCGCCGTTTAGAGAATCTAGATGCCCTACCCTTAGTGGAAAGCCTCGCGTTTTTATTATCATTTCGCCAGCTGGAAGGTCAATTGATGAAACTGGCGATATGCACGTGGAATTCAAAGACGATGAATGGACTTTGCGAGAGGGTTATGTTCCCAAAGACTGCCTGCTGCTAGTGTTTCATTACCCCGCTCCAGAGGACaagcgctcttctttcgctaCATCATTGCTTGATAATCTACAACAACAAGGTGGGCAGTTGAACGATGTGGAAGAACTGCTCTTTATGGCATATGATCAACTAATTGATAGTCTGCTTTGGTCTTCGGTGTGGAGTAAGAATACGTTGAGTAAGGCAATAGAGGTGGCTCTTGAGACTTGACAAGTTCTACATTTTTTTGCGCGATGATGTTTTATAGACTTTTTCAGACTTTTATTTTGCCCATTGGAGTTGAAGGGGAGCACACGTGATCTGCTGCGAGGACTATGAGCCGCTACTACGAAAAGTGCATTCGGCCTCGACTAACGGAGCTGAtgaagagaatcgacgtTACTGATCATCAAATGCTGAGCTTCATGAACCAGGAAAAGATGCTGTCGGACAACGACCAACACAATCTGGAATCCACTTCCCTGATGCGACCCTCTGAGAAAGATAATCTATTCTTTCACACCATTCTAAGAACCGGACTGGCCACGGAAACTCAGTTCCGCGCGTTTTGCGCCGCtttgacgaaacgacgaggagCCGAAAAGGACGATTTGGCTCAATCTCTTTTGAAAGGCGCCGGCCTCGAAAGTGAAAGCGCGTCGCGTACTTCGTTTGAAAGGAAGCCAACTTCTAAAGAGCTGAACAACTTATCGAAGCTAATAGCGAGCGACGACATGTGGAAGCCGCTCGGCAGATGTCTCGATGTTCCGGACTCGAAGTTGACCGAAATCGCAGCCACGCATCATTCTCCTCGAGAACGAGCGTACCAAATGCTACAGTCGTGGGTCGAAAAGAACTCGAACGCCGCAACGGTGAAACTACTGTGCGAAGCACTCTGTGAAGAGGGTCGCGACGATACGgcaaaggaaatttttgGCTGGTGACGATCGAGCATGCAGACGCGGAATATCGCGGCTTCGTTTTGTGTGGTAGAATTCTAAGAAACGCTATCTGATgagggaaaaaaaaggaaaagaacgcACGCAGAACCCCAGGACAACCACATACATTACATAGAATAAGAACGGTAAGATTGAAGAACGGTAAGAAAAGTTGGTAGTCATAGTTCTTATACgagttttgtttttctccgCGATCAAGACGCCGTTTTTGTCCAGCTAGGAACTCCGTATGCCGGATCGTCGACCGCACTCTGCTTCAGCCTATTTCCGGCCATCATATCGTCCGCCGTCACTTCGCTATacgcttcgtcgtcctcttcacCGTCATTCGTAACATTGATGTATCCAGGTTGATCCCTAGCCACATCCTCGTACGCTCCTAGACCTTCTTCCTcaggaaaatcgacgttgtgATACGGTATTCTTCCTCTTGCTCCTGCCGCCGCAGGAGCAATCGGTCTGTCCTCGGGATAGTTAACGTTGAAGTAAGGCGGATTATCGGCGGGCGGCATCTCGTACGGCGATTCCTGAGTGGCAAAACGTCTTGGCTTAGGAATCGTCGCGTCATCAATCGTCATTTCGTCCAAAATActatcaatgacgtcaatttcctCCTTGCTAATCGTTAAGGTTTTGTTCGACGGCGTAATTTGTCGGGGCATCGGAACTGAAGCGGACGccgcaatcgccgccgcAACCGCCGCTCGATCGGTACTCAGTTTTCGTTTACTTGTCGGAAACTCGTCCCTCGCTAATGTACTGTAAGGACTCATAGTGCGATTGGCATGTTCGGCCAGACCGGCCATTAGGTCGTCGAGCTCAGCGTCGTCATAAAGCGGGGCGTCATCGTCAGGAGCaacagcggcgacggcagcggcggcgactttCTCGTTCGGAAGAACCAATCGATCGTATCCGACAGATCCTCTCTTCGGTTTGGGAGgaacgactttttcttctctcggTGGCAGCGGATTTTTCTTCGGCGGAGGAGGTTGATGCCGCGGCGGTGATTCCGCAATTGCAAATTTTCCGTCGCCAGCCGAAAAGAGAGTATCGTACGGCGTGACCGGCTTCACCGCACCGGCGTCAATCTGATCCTCCGTTTCGTAAAAGTGCTCTTCAGGATTTTccggaatcgacgtcgtctcgttgacCGTCACAGTCTGAACAAATCGCTGTTTGAGGGAACCGTGCGACGGCACCGCAGGCGGCTCCGTCACTGTACTTGAACGCGGTTTAGCTACAGGGGGAACGGGCTGCGGTGCTCTTGCACTCCCTGGTCGATTCGGTAGGGGATTTGCTGGCGTCGGCTGCGCTTGTACCATGTCGGCTTGGCGAAGGCTCGTGTGCTGTTGGGAGCCGATTAGTTTCACGTTGTTGTGCACGTGGTGAAAGATTTCGTTTCCCAGTCGGGTGCCGAAGTAGAAGACGCCCGGGCCCGTTTCGCATTTTCTGCCCGCTTCGAATGTGAATTTCGTGTAGTCGCGACCGTAGCGTCGCAGATACTTGAGCGGCCAAACGCAGATGATTTCGTTGGAGAGAACACTGGCAAGAGTTATGTTCAGTCCCGATATGACGAGATGGTATTCGCCGACCAGTTGCAGTGCCGTCGAAGCTTCAGTCGGGATAATCGACACACGATAACGTTTTTCTGTAACAAAAAAGGCGTCATTTTGAGGTAAAAAATCTATCCCTGGCTATTTATAGGAAGTAAGTGTACATGTCATTTCTTTATATTATTCTGTGCTAGAAACCCGTTCACAAGGGATCTCGTCTTCTTACCAAGCTCCATACTGCTATAAAGCGTGTTCTCCTGGACGCCCAGCGGCTGATTGGGAACAAGAAACGGGTTTCCTTCGGGAGGCGGCATCGCCATTTGCGGTTGCGGCTGCACAAAAGGATTACCGGCACCTCCTTCCATTGCAAACGGCATTGGTGCTTGCGACGGCGGCTGCAACGCCAACGGATAACCGGCGTCTCTTCCGCCCTGGATTGCAAACGGGGGCGGCGACAAAGGTGGCTTTCCTCCGAAACCGTCGCTTGGAGAACCGAACGAACCGAACGAAGAATTCTGAGGTTCTGACATGTATGCGGGTGGCGGCGATCCCGGCGGAAGCGaaccggcgtcgtcgccgaaggcGACTCGCGATATACCGTCGATCCAAACGTCGAGATCGCGTTGAGTCGGCAGAGCGAATCGATAGTGCAGCACGGGCGTGAGAAGGTCGAGAACGAAGCTTTTCGATTTATGCGTCGTCTGATTGACGGCCGTCACTTCGCGCAGGGGAATGATTCGTCGGCTGTTCTGTCGACGAGCGTGGTTCATGTCGGGATAGTACTCGAGTCGCGCGCTGCCTAACGAGCCGGCACTGCGCAATACGAACCACCTCTTGTTCCACGTCTATAAAGCGAAAACGTTATTTGTTTGCGGTGAGAGCCTTTTGATTTCGGGGAAGGACGCGCGGTGGGGGAGGAGTCGCGAGGATAAGATCTAGCTGACCCAAACGCTGCAAAAATGGCAGCATTTGGCTCTGAGTTTGTTGACTTTATACCCATACCAGAGACTCGGACTTAGTCAACGGACTGGGGGGACTGCGTTGTAATGGGAGGGGCTTCGTGCTTGCAAAACGATCTATATTTAGTTTTCATTCAGATCTCTTTTTAAGTTTTGCTACGATAGCAGTATTCTTCGGTTTGCTGCTGGAGTGCGCTTTCGCAGGGGATTAGATTTTCGTTGCCGTTTTACCTTGAAGGCTCCTGGTTGTTGAGGGCATTTTTCCATGTAGCCCTCTAATGCCACGTCGGTCATTATTGAGTTGGACTTGTTACTCGCTTGAAAACTCGGTCGCCGACACGTCCAAGGGGGCGGCTGTTGTGTGCAAAAAATAACACAGCACGAGATTATGGACCACGCCTTCTCCAAATGTCATTAGGGGCGTCGTGCGTTAGTCGTCTCGAAGAGGTTGACGCAACCAttgttctttcgttttcgaagtCCCCTCATTGAAGCGAATGGAAACTCTGGACGAAACTCTTGGACACGAGCGAGATTTCGCTAAAGGAAGGTAATGTTATTCTCAACGGCAGCGTCTAGGCGAACATCGCGCGTGTTTCGACAGAATATTCGTCAACAGAAGCCTCAATCTGCAGCGAATCAAATTCTTCGGCTTCGACATGGACTACACATTGGCCGGTAGGCCTAAAAAGAGcacttcgacgaagaaaagaaggaaaactgtttctcttctacaTCCGGTGATATAGAATATCGATCTCCCGAGTACGAGGAACTCGGGACCGAACTCGTAGTCGAACGACTCCTTTCTATTGGATATCCTCAAGTAGGAAGTTACAAGGAAACGATTTCATACTATTTATGAAATTAATTCAGGATCTGAAGGAAGCGAAGTACGACCCCACGTTTCCGACCAGGTAAGGTTTTGgtggttttaattaaatagtagCGTGTGATCTAcaaattattttctcttgaCCATACACAGAGGCATGTTTTTTGACAAAGTTTATGGAAATCTCTTGAAGGCACGGTCTTTTGTCTGTCTGCATGGATTCTTTATTAGAAGTAATAGATTAGGTGGATCAGTTTGGTAACATATTGGCGTGCTATCACGGCTTCAAACTCTACACAAGGCAAGTCGACTTTCATTTTTCTGTGCAAATGTCTGAGCTGAAATTCTCCAGCACCGAAGTACGAGACGTCTATCCGAATAAAAAAGTTCAAGTTTGTCTATTTCTCTGCAAATTAAAAAACGCGGTGGCTAGTCGTCTTTTGCATAGGCGTCGGAGCCTCGTTATTTTATATTGAATACTCTGTTCAATCTTCCTGGTACagattctctttctctactaGTCTTTGTCTTATCTTACCCCTAGAAACGTTTCTTATGGCATACCTCGTGAATTATTTTGACACTCACGAAGATTATCGAGAGTACGTGACAGTAATAATTATGGacatctctctctctctcttacgCTTGGACGTGATTTTAGGTTACCCACGCGAAAGGGAGTAGAGAGCGGCAACGTGCTCATCTCGTACAGCAGCATGCATCAGGACCTTCGTGGAGCCGTCGATTGGGTTCACATGAGAGTAAGAGGGATGTCTCAAGGAACGTGCTTTTATTCCCAAGTGTATAGGGAACAATGAAACAAATCACTCTCGACAATCTCGACAAATACGTAGTAAAAGACGTAAGGCAATAAtaattcgtcgtttttagtCATTTCGTGTTGACCAGATTCTTGTGATTTTCTAGTCCAGACTTCCTCTGCTTCTTCGACGGTACGAGCCTCGCGCTCTCGCATCCTTTCTTTATACGTGCATCGATTCACAGGATGAGAGAGAATGAGAGAAAAGTATTTCTCATTACGAACAGCGACTACGACTACACGAACGCGAGTGACGACACCAGACGTGCCGATCTCTTTCGAAcgattattttctttagaagcTAATGAAACATCTGCTCGATGACTCAGCGACACTACCTCCTCCCGGAACGGTGAGTCGGCACGTCTCTCCGCCACCGAACACACTCGGACGGGtatccaaaaaatttttcatcAAGCGATCGTTTAGGAGCTAAACGATCGCTTGATTATGCCTTTGCACGTCGCGCGTCTGTAACCAGCTGGCAATAAGTATCCACACGCAAAGCTGCGACGGCCACCCGGCCTCTACTTGGAATGTCTGATATATACCTCTGGGGTGCATTGTTTTATAGGGAAGCGATTCCTTTGCCGGATGGAAGTCGTTTTTTGACTATATTGTCGTCGATGCGCGGAAGCCCTTGTTTTTTGGCGAAGGCACCGTGCTTCGTCAGATCGATGAGGTGATTGGGGTGGGTAATTTGTCGCttgctttttttttatttttctgcTGCGCTTCTCTAAGGCGACGGGTACGCCGAAAATCGGAACGTTCAAGGGTCAGATTGAGACTGGAAGCGTCTATACCGGAGGTTAGGACTAGTCAAATTAGCTGCTTCTGTACGTTTTATTGAATTATAAGGGAATTCGGAGCAGTTCTGTGACATGATTGGCGCCGCAGGAGAGGTAGGAAGGGACCCCTTCTGCGagtgtttttgtttttgcctACAATGTTTCCTTTCTCTCAGGATGTCCTCTACGTCGGCGATCACATTTTTGGCGATATACTAAAATCGAAGAAGCAACACGGATGGAGGTGGGCCATTCGAATGACGTTACTAGGAAATGACGCGGTATTTCCAGGACGTATCTGGTTGTACGAGAAGTTGACGAAGATCTACAGGTTCTCGTTGACAATGCAGGTGGGGTTGGGTGGGGTTCCGGGAATCCTTATCGCAGTCCGTTAGTCAGCATTGGGTATCTGTGACAATTAGATATTCAGCAGAAGATGACAGCATTGGAGGACGAACTCGATCATCTATTCAGGTACGCATATGTTAGTACTGTACCACTTCCGAATCCTGTCCCAAGGCGAAATCAATTCGGGGGGCGGATGTTATAACTGTTCTCTGTATTAGGAGCTATAGTTGTCCGCTCTTAGAGGTGTCTCCCCTGTATTATAGATCCTTTTCTGGGCGCTGCTAGGGAGAGACAGAGACACACACTCCTTTGTGTTCACTCACGAAGGATTCCTCTTGAAAATTCTAATCCATATGGCACTTTTTCGTTTGATAGTGGACTCGACTCGCACCACACGGCTCGTCCAAACAGTCGCCCTATCCTAGAAAAGCTGAAACGTCTCGCCTTTGATTTCGATTCCTGTTTTCCTTCGAAACAGGGAAGCATATTTCGAAGCGGTACACGTTACACACACGCATCGTCACGTTATATATACGCCGTTCCCTATATAGGATCGCGCCAGACCTTTTTCGCTATGCAGGCGGCTCGCTACGCCGACCTCTACGCGTCCTCGTGCACGAACCTCATCAACTATCCCTTCAGCTTCTTTTTTCGAGCCAAAGCTCAATTGGTATGCGACCCAGATGTCTTCCTTTTTGTTCCCCTGCGAGTGGTCCCACGTGTGTGCCAGATGCCCCACGAATATGACGTCTCCCATCATGCCAACGTGTCCTCCGGACAAATGACGAGTACGCCGAGAGCGCTGCGTCGTTCTCCCGTTGCCGGCAAGGAGACGAGCAAAAGACGaccgtcgccttcgacgcaACTACGACGCTTTCAGTCGTTCGTccacgacgaagatgacgaagacgtctacgacggcgaaaagaaataagttcagttgaaaaaaaaaccttttcttcttttcttcgctaCCGTATTTTAGTGAGAGCACTCTAAATAAAATCACGCGTACGGATGCGTACGTTCCGCCGGAACCGTCCGCCAACGTATTTTTTAAAAACAGCGGCCTCTATTCTaggtttttgttttttttttcgcgtgcgCGCGGGAAGTCGAATTGCGACTTGCTTTTTATTAGATTTCGACGCATGCCCTGGACACATGCGTGCAAAGAAAAGGTGGGCGGTGATTTCCGTAATAAAGACTAGCGCGCGACTCGCACCAACACACCTTGTTCTCACAGGGCCCTGCCTTGTTCAGGGCagtttctccgtcgtcgctcgcccTTATGGACGTTCGGGTTCGCTATCGCGGCAGCGtggccgtcgccgccgcgtcgaacGAAGGCGCTCGAGCCGCGAAGCTCGATTTAAACTTTCTCACGGCTATCGCAGCAACGGACGCAATTGTCGCCGttcgcgacgaacgactcGCAATTGGCGAAGCGATCGCGCTCTCCTACGATCGCATCACGAGCTGTCGAAGTCACGAGgcggtcgtcgtctttctcctgCACGGAgcgcgacgagaagaaggcgcggcgacgatcgacgaggaaGCGACGTGTCACATCGTGCAGTGTTCGACCGAAACGGAGGTAAGAGTTGATATAGATCGCACGAGAAAAGCTTGGCCGCGAAAGCCGAAGCGTCGCTTCCGTCCGTCGCATGGGGTCGTCGATTAGCATGCGCTATTCGTCAAGCGATATCCCATCCTCCTTTTACTTTTTATTAGGCTCGTCGCTTAGTCGTCGCCGTACGCGAGCGACTCGCTACGACTCGTGGGCGTGTCTACGGCTCTAGTGACGCACGTGTACGCCTCGTCACTCACGAAGCCGACGCCGACTCGGAAGCCATCGAAACGCGTCGTCCGGGAATGAACGACTCGATCGACGACCCGTCCctactcgccgtcgccgacggcgcgtgcgcgcgctcgtcatcgtcgtcgtcttcggtcCGATCGGACACATACGTTCAAGATGGACCAAATATCGAAGAatcggtgccgtcgccgccgcctccgccgccgccgccgcccgagTCGcgatccgtcgccgccgccgcttcgatcgacgtcgtcgcccaatacgatcgtcttctcgacggTATACGAAATCGAGACTTGACGGCCGTCACGTCGCTGCTCAACGAAACTCCCGATCTATTGAAATCGCCGGCGGAGTTTCATTCGtccaaagacgacgtcagcgCGCGGGGGCGCGGTCAAAACATGACAGCGGCACGTGCCTTGTCGGCGGCCATATGCGCGGATTCGTTTCACATGGTTAGCTTCCTTTTGGAAAGGGGAGCTCATCTGGTTCCGGATGCGAAACGTCCGCCCACGCCTATTGGGAgcgaagagaacgacgacgacgacgaaatgatcGATCCGTTGATATTGGCAAcgcgtcgcggcgacggcgatctcgTGCGACTTCTTCtgcgcggcggcgcgacgccgATTGCGCGCGATCGTCAAGGACGCACGGCGATGCATTGGGCCGCCgagcgacgcgcgcgcgactgcgtcgtcgcgctgctCGAAGCCGGCGCGccgattcgcgtcgacgacgacgacggcgttcaaGCCGTCGATCTGATGCCCGACTTGGAAGCGCGACAATCTCGTCTCGTGCGCGATTCGCTCGAAATTTTCGAACAGAAGCAGACGTCGAAGGATCCGACGGCGTTGAtacggaaacgacggcgcGGCACGATTGGAATCGATTCGTTGATTTTTGCCGCCGTCGatccggcgtcgtcgcttggcggcggcggcggaagcgccGTTTCGGACGAGGTGAAAGCGTTGGAAATTTTGACGGGActttcgcgaaacgacgagtgTCTGCCGACGATCTTGGCCGGCCTGCCCGACTGCATACCGGGCATCATACTTCACTCGCAACTCAGCTGGGGATCGGATATGAGCGACGCCGTCACGAAATTCATGAGAAGTATACGCAAGGTACTATCGAACAGCTGGCCTCATTAACACATTTGACGTTGattgggttttttttttgaaggcgACTTTGAAGAGTCTCAATAATAATCAAGGTCTCTTGATGCAGTGCGCTTTGGAGTTCGTTCAAGGCGGTCAGGAAATGCAGGCGGAAGCGCTTTGCATTATCGACGATTTGATTGAAGCGAATCGAGCCGATTTtacgccgtcatcgtcgccgtcgtcgtcgtcgtcgtgcaacTTTCGTCTTCACGTCTCGCATCGTCCCGTCGAGGCCGTTCTCTCGtccgcctcgtcgtcgtctacagcgacgtcgtcgtcgtcgacggcaaccgAACGTacgatgacggcgacagcggaatgtccgtcgtcgccaattGACGTTCTCTGCATGACCGATCCGTCGCCGCTTCTTCACGTCCTCTCCAGCGCGCTCGCGATTCACTTCCGATCCGGTATCGGGGGACAGTGCGCCAAAGGAGTCAATTCCATGCAGCTAATCGTCGCAAAGgctctcgccgtcgccagcCTATCGCCGACCATGCAAAGCCGACTCGCAAAAGATCATCACGCAAAGTCTTTATTGGAAGTGTtagagaaagcgacgaatccGGTAAGAACCAGTCTTAAAGAGACCACCTGTCTATTGTGATCGCTCTCGCTATTATTTTTATAGCGGTCGCAATAGGCAGCAATTTGACACTTCCACACTCTAtttctctctccctccctcACGCAGGTTGTCATTGACTTGACGCTCTGCATATTGGCCTCCCTCGTCGAAAATCCTCAGCATCACGAAGCGCTCGCGCGTCTCCAAGCGTCCGATCGCCTGCGCGCCTTTCTCCAATCCGCCTCTCTTCGTGTTGGGGGCAGTGCGGATAgcggcgcgcgcgctctcCTACCCCAACTCCGTCATCGCGTCGCCTATCTCCTCGTCGcgctcggcgccgtcgccaccGAAGCCGATCAACTCGACGGCGTCTATCTGTTCGCGTCGATGGTGAAAAAATCCCAAAGCGGAGTCAGCTGTTTTTCGATTCCCGAAGACGACACCAACGTATTCAATCTGCGTCAACGATTCGGTTCCCaaggaaacggcgacgacgacgacgacgacgaaacgtcgaaacgattcgtcgcctcTCTACCCAACGTTCTCGCCCCCGTTTCCATAATACgtcatttgacgtcaaattccgAAATAGACACGGACGCCTTTTTGGACTTTTTTCTTGGCGTCGCCGTGACGGCACTCCATCCGGTcatatttcttcgtcttctacgtCACAGTCTCTTCTCGCATCCCGCCTTCGTTCTGCTCCTTCGaccgtcgagacgacgttcgagtcagaattcgtcgcttcgaagcgGACGCCGTAGCGTCGTGTCGCTGTCGTTGCCGtccggcggcggtggcgacgacgcgtggGAAGGCGTCGCGATGCCGGAGTTTCATCGGCGCGTTTTGCGAGTGTTGACCGAGTGGATGAAACGCTACGGGGCCGACGTGATGGACAGttcgctcgccgccgaagagATTAAGCATTTTATGTTGGATTTGCAGGCAGTCGGGTTTGGCTACGAAGTGTGGGTTGAGCACGTCAATTCTCTGCTCGTCGCTCAGGTGAGGGAATATTTGGCCACCAAAGTGAATAAATATATGAtcatttctttgtttttattAGGATGTTCGATTGATTAAGAAAAAGTCGAGTTTGTGTTTGATGACGGAAGACGATCTACGAAGTCACTACGAGAAAGTAAGTGTCGTCGtatctaaaaagaaataaaaaaaacactATCTTCTTTTAgttaaaaattcaaattctttcCGACGAATTACCGTGTCCGCCTGCGAGTGCGACCAAGCTGGCCAGTCTTCAAATGATCATCGAAACGATTGGATCGTCGAAGCCGAGCCAAGACGAAAAGAGTCGGTCACCGTCGCCCGGCGTCGCGCTTCGGCACAAGTCGATTCACGACATCGGATTCAGATTGTCGAAGGCGACGCTATTCAGCACCCTCGTCGGCGGCAACAAGGCCGACTACACGACGgcgaaattgaaagcctatCTGCCGAAAAATCTCGTATAATTGATCGTTGTTTTTCCTTATCgcttattttttgttttttttttctctctttaggcTCGAACTCGTCGCTGGCGCGAGGAAGTCGAAAAGCATCACAAACTCctcgcggcgacgttcgccgCCGATCCGGACGACACGGAACTCCGCGCGATGGAGCAGTACGTCGACGCGTGCGAACAGCTGCCCGCTTACGATTGCCAGCTCTTTCGCTTGAAACAGATAACGAAGAAACGCAAGGTAAGAAAAGAGGAAATCGTAactctcctttttttttataaACGAGTTTTCAGGAATTGCGCGTTTTCGGTCTCGGCACCGATCAGGCGATCATTCTCAACGGTTCCGACTACAGCCTTCTCGCAACGCATCCCCTCTCGACTCTCGTCCTGCCGCGCCAACGCAAGGGCAGCGGCGGGACAAACGAGAGCGAAATACAAATCGAATTCAAATCCCAAGAAGTCTACGCCTTCACCTCATCCAAACCCGTCCTTAAATCTCTCCGCGAAGCCGTGCAGCTATGCATTCGGGATatccgcggcggcggcggcggcggcggcggcggcggcggcggcggcgacggcgggcGTTCCAGCAGCACtagcggcgtcgacggcgaagaaacCGACTCATTCGACGATACGGTCATGATGCgaatgacggcggcggcggcggccggaGCGGCCACGGCGGCGACAAGAAAGACGttcaagacgtcgtcgaactcgtcgTTGCGATCGGTTCACGACGAattcgcctcgtcgaacGAGAGGCTCGCCAACTTGGCGTCGTTTATCGGTTTTCCTGAGGAAGTCGCGCGACGGTTGACGGAGCGCGAGGAGAAATTGTTTCGACTCGTTGCGCCCGCCGCCTACGTGCGACACGCGCTCATTGAACGAACGGagtcggcgcgacgatcgcgaacgTCGAAGAGTCATACGACCGTGTTGAATTTGGCGAAGCGTTTTGGAAATGTTCGttgaaggaggaaaaaatgaaggGGAGCGactaattcgtttttttaggttaGTGGATGGGTGAGTCGGTTGGTTGCTTCTGCGGCGAAGGTGGgcgatcgtcgcgttgcgatttcgtcgctgcttcgcgtcgccgcggcCTGTCGCAATTTGGGAAATCTCATGGGAATGATGGAAGTTCTGACTGGACTAACGTACGTAGAATCAtctctaaaagagagaaagagagagagagagagagagagagagagagatctTATATCGATTCCTTAGATCTCAACACGAGGACGTTCTcaattcgtcgctctcgccCAAAGATCAAGAGCTTCTCGCCGGAATGATCAAACGATatcccgtcgacgccgaactCGACGATCTGCTCGACGCAATGCAACGCACGCGCGAAATGAACGGCGGTCACGTCGTTCCCTACTACGGTTGGTTTCTCAAACGATTGAGGGACATCATGGCAAGCGTTCCGTCAATCGTATTGATTCCTTCGGgtaataatattaataattagacGATAAGCGCTTACGCGTTATTCTTTTATTTCAGGAAACGAATCGCGCTCGTTGGAACGCACTATCAATGTCAATAAACTCAAGCGTCTACGCGAAGTCTTGAACAAAATCAGCCTATTCACCGgagaagcgaaagacgaTCTCACGTACGCACTCCACTCAATTCGCACAGCACATCACTTTTCACCCTCTCCTAGTTCTCCATCGGCGCTTCCCATCGACGAACACGCGGGACCCG
The Oscarella lobularis chromosome 3, ooOscLobu1.1, whole genome shotgun sequence DNA segment above includes these coding regions:
- the LOC136185079 gene encoding YLP motif-containing protein 1-like, whose translation is MTDVALEGYMEKCPQQPGAFKTWNKRWFVLRSAGSLGSARLEYYPDMNHARRQNSRRIIPLREVTAVNQTTHKSKSFVLDLLTPVLHYRFALPTQRDLDVWIDGISRVAFGDDAGSLPPGSPPPAYMSEPQNSSFGSFGSPSDGFGGKPPLSPPPFAIQGGRDAGYPLALQPPSQAPMPFAMEGGAGNPFVQPQPQMAMPPPEGNPFLVPNQPLGVQENTLYSSMELEKRYRVSIIPTEASTALQLVGEYHLVISGLNITLASVLSNEIICVWPLKYLRRYGRDYTKFTFEAGRKCETGPGVFYFGTRLGNEIFHHVHNNVKLIGSQQHTSLRQADMVQAQPTPANPLPNRPGSARAPQPVPPVAKPRSSTVTEPPAVPSHGSLKQRFVQTVTVNETTSIPENPEEHFYETEDQIDAGAVKPVTPYDTLFSAGDGKFAIAESPPRHQPPPPKKNPLPPREEKVVPPKPKRGSVGYDRLVLPNEKVAAAAVAAVAPDDDAPLYDDAELDDLMAGLAEHANRTMSPYSTLARDEFPTSKRKLSTDRAAVAAAIAASASVPMPRQITPSNKTLTISKEEIDVIDSILDEMTIDDATIPKPRRFATQESPYEMPPADNPPYFNVNYPEDRPIAPAAAGARGRIPYHNVDFPEEEGLGAYEDVARDQPGYINVTNDGEEDDEAYSEVTADDMMAGNRLKQSAVDDPAYGVPSWTKTAS